AATGATTATGGATTTGTATTTATTCATAGATCTTATCTTATCAATATAAATCATGTAAAAATCTTTAAATACAATAAAGTAACTTTAACAGATAATACAATCCTAAATATTACTCAAACTTTTAGAAAAAACTTAAGAGAGTTGCAGATGAAGATAGGTGAAATTTAATGAACACTATTAATTATGTCTTATTTTATCTTATAGTAAATATTTTATATGTATATACCATATTTAGATTTATGGGAGTTTTTTTTGAACGAGAAAAAATAAAGAGAAAAGAAGTATTTTCTTATTTTATTTTTTATATAGTAATTTCTTTTATTTTTTTAGTCTTTAATATACCTTTACTTAGTTTAATTACAAATATAATTTCTTTTTTTCTACTATCTTTAAATTATAAGTCAAATTTTAAAAAGAAAGTTATCTCTATATTTTTTATAATTTCAATAATGATGTTTTCAGAAATTATAGTTACTTTGTTTATGGTTAATATAGATTTATCTATTTTTAAGTCAATCTATCTAGATATTTCTATTATAATTTTTAGTCGAATAATAAGCTATCTTATCGTATTAATATTTGAAGGAGCTAAAAATGTAAAAAACAATATAGAATTACCTAATATTTATTGGTTTTCTGTCTTTTTTATTCCTTTAAGTTCTATGTATTTAACATTGTTACTTTTTCAAAATAGTAATTTGAATAAATATGAATTATTAATCTCCATACTAATATTATTTATAATCAATATAGTTACTTTTTATTTATATGATATGTTAACTAGAATATATAAGGAGAAAATACAAAATGAATTATTAGAGAAACAAAATCAATATTATGAAGAACAATTTAAAATTATGAATTCTTCTTATAAAAAATTAAAAGCTATAAGACATGATTTAAAAAATCACCTTATAGCTATAGAAGATTATATAATTCATAATAAAAAAGAAAAAGTACTAAAATATATAGAAAAAATTAATACTTCATCTTATGATAAAAGAGAGTTCGCCCATTCTGGTAATGTAGATATTGATAGTATATTAAATTATAAAATTCAATATGCCAAGTCAAAAGGTATAAGTATAGATTTAAATTTAAATATACCATATGATTTAAATTTAGATTCTTTTGATATGATTATAGTAATTGGCAACTTAATAGATAATGCCATAGAAGCAACTTTTAAATTAGAAAATGATAAAAGATTTATACATATTAATATATTTTATGATAGAAATATACTTCATATGCACTTTAAAAATAACTTTGATGGTAAGATTATAAAAGAGAAAGAAAAAATCCTAACCACAAAAAAAGATAAGTTTAATCATGGTATAGGACTTAAAAATGTTAAATATATATTAAATAAATATGAGGGGGACTTAGATTGTAGTTATGATGATAATATATTTTATGTAAAATTATTATTTTATTTATAAATATTTATTGTACTTTTCCAAATAAAATCATTATTGAGAGTATAAATAAAGATATAGATATTGTAAGGGCAATATTATTAACTTTTAATATTAATAACATCAAAACTATAGCTAATTCTAAAATACACATCATTTTTGATATGATTTTATATTTCTTTGCTTTTTCTTTATTAGAAAAATTATTAATATCTTCTACTGGAGATAGTAATACTATAAATGATGATATGATTACTAAAAATAATATAATATAATTTGATGATGGAATATATTTTATAGATATCATTGCTATTATAGTTACAGCCAGAGAAAATATATAGCAATTTAAATTGTTACCTGCATCATATCCTCCTGCATATGAACGAATTGGTTCATAAGAAATAATAAAAATTATACTCTCTAGAACTCTATCAAATAATATTCCAATTACAATTATAGTTATAATATTTACTATCATAAGTATAATTCTTTTTAGTATAAGTCTATCAGGGCTATTAATGCTATTTTCGATTTTCATATTTTAATTCCTTTTAAAAAGTTATTTTTTATTTAGTTAATATAATTATATGATAAAAATATCCATGATATCTTCAAAATGTAATAACTCGTATTCTCCATGTCATAACTCATAATTATTTATATTCCTATATAAAGTATTTCTACCTAATTACACAAACTAATTATAAAAAAAGCTTGAACTATTTAAAAGTTCAAGTTTTTTATGAAAATATAGTTGAATGTTTAATTTCTAACTTTTAAAAGAAGATGATTTTTTCTCTTATTTTTATATTTATCTGCATACATATTTTCATCAGCAGTTTTCAAAACTTTTTCTATAGGCTTTTCTCCAATTTTTATTAAATCCCAACCAATAGAAATACTCATAACAAATTCATTATGAATTTTGTTATACTCTCCAACAGAATTTTTAATTCTATTTACCAAACTATTTATATCCTCTTTTTTTATATTGTATAATATAATAGCAAATTCATCTCCACCTATTCTTGCTACTGTATCACCTTCCCTAAGATTACTTTTTAATATTTTTGCAGCATCTTTAAGATATTTATCTCCCATTAAATGTCCCTTACTATCATTAACTTTTTTCATATTATCAAGATCAGCCATTACAATTCCAAGAGTTTCATATCCTAATTCATTGATTAATCTCATTTCTTTTTCAAAATAGAGTCTATTATACAATCCTGTTAATGAATCTTTTAAGCTAAGTATTGAAAGTTTTTTATTAACTTTTTCAAGTTCTATTGTTTTTTCTTGTAATTGTTGATTATACTTATTTAATTTATAAAAAAGAGTTTTATATGGCTCTTTTAAATTTATAAAATTTAAAGCCTTATATAAAAGATAATAAGAAATTATTTTAAATATATATCCTAATGAAATATATATATTTTCTTGTCCTAAAAAGTTAATAAAAAAACTATTAGAAATTAAGAGTGAAACCATGGAACTCATAAGTATATAATACATCTCATTATGAAAATACTTTTTATATTTAAACATAGTTATAATACTTAAAGATATTAATATAATTGCAAAAAACATTATTACAAAGGTAGAAGGGTTAAAAATATTAGTCACAAATATAATAAATAGGGAAAATATACTTACACTTAAATATATTAAAAAAAATAAATGTAATCTAAATTTAAAATGAAAATTTAGAAATGATACAAAAAGAGATATTGATTGAATTATTCTCGATATAAGCCATAAATTTATATGAATAGACATAGAATAATTAAATATACCTATATTAGGATTAGTTAAAATGTGTAATATATCAAAAAAGGCTACAAAACCATAAGAAAGTCCTAAAAAAGTAAAATAGTGAGTTTGCGAAATTTCATAAGTATTTAATGCTATTATAGCCATTGACATTCCAATTATTATAGCAAAAATATTTGATATAACTTGAAAAAAAATAAAATTTTGAAAAGATATATATACATATATAATTATTAATAAGCCTAAAATTAATATAGAAAAAATTCTGTTATTTTGTTTTAATATTATATCTTTAGATGTCATAAGATCACCCCGTATAGGTCTAAAGTCCTATTAGTCTTTAGTGATTTATACCCATATAATGTTCTATATAACAAAAATTAAGAGCATTTTAAAAATGCTCTTAATTTTAATAGTTAAATAAATAGATTAACATCTGAGTTTTCTGCTGCACCTAAATAATTTGCAACTCCACCTATTTCTACTCCATCTATAAGTTCTTCTCTTTTTATTCCCATAACATCCATACTCATTGCACAAGCTACTATTCTTACACCATTTTCTTGTGCTTTTTTTATTAACTCTTCCAGTGAATCAATATTTTTATCATTCATTACTTTTCTAATCATTTTTGATCCCATGCCAGCCATATTCATACGAGACAGTCCTAATTTCTTACTTCCTCTAGGCATCATTTTTGAAAACATTTTATCCATAAAACTTTTATCTGTTTCTACCTTCTCATCTTTTCTTAAAATATTTAATCCCCAGAATGTAAAGAACATGGTAACTTCTCTACCCATAGATGCTGCACCATTTGCAATTATAAAGGAAGCTATAGCTTTATCTAAATCTCCACTAAATACAACCATACTTTTATCTTCTTTAGGATTTATTACTTCTTTATTTTGAGTTTTTACAATTGAACTACCCTTTTTTAAAATAGCTAAAAATGAATTTTCTTCTTTTTTAGTTGATATCAAAGTATTACCTGTTCTTTCTGCCCATGTTTTTATATCACTCATAAAGCCAGGATCAGTAGCTTTTACTTCTAATATATCTCCCTCTTCTAATTCTTTCATTTTATTAAAAACTTGCATAATAGGTCCTGGACATTGAAGCCCACAAGCATTCAATTTTACCGTTTTTCTTTCTGTGTCCTCTGTATTCTCTAAATTTCCAGCTTCATCATAATTAATATCTGCGCTACATGCTTCAGTTGAACAATTATCATCATTACAATCCATACAACTAAAAGTAGAATATCCTCCATTTAGATTCATTACATTTTTAAATCCATTTTGTTTTAATATTCTAGTTGCAATATATCCTCTTACTCCTATAGCACAATAGACTACTATTGTTTTATCTTTATCTAATTCATTTAATCTTTTTCTTAATTCATCTACAGGTATATTAATAGAGTTATCTATAAAACCAAGCTGTCTCTCAATATCTTCTCTAACATCAAGAATTATAGTATTACTAATATCTAAAGTTTCTATCTCATCATAGTTTATAACATCTACATCACCTTTTAGTATGTTTTCAGCTGTAAAACCTGCCATATTTACAGGATCTTTGGCCGATGAATAAGGTGGTGCATAAGCAAGCTCTAATTTTTTCAAATCATAAATAGTACTATTAAATCTAATAGCTGTTGCAATTACATCTATTCTTTTATCTACTCCATTATATCCTACAATTTGAGATCCTAATACTTTTCCAGTTTTATCAAATATCAATTTTATTGTCATTGGTATTGCCCCTGGATAATATCCTGCATTTGATTTCGAATGTATTAGTGCAACAAAATAATCCTCTTTATATTTTAAATTATTTTTCTTTAAGGTTTTTTCATTTATACCAGTACTAGCTATAGTTAAATCAAATACTTTTGCAATTGAAGTTCCCTGAGTCCCCTCATATTTTTCATATCTACCTACAATATTATTTGCAACAATCCTACCTTGTTTATTAGCAGGACCTGCAAGTGGTACCATTGTCTTGCTTTTTGTATTGAAATCAATTACTTCTACAACATCTCCTAATGCATATATATTATCGTCAGAAGTTTTTAAGTATTCATCAACTATTATTCCACCACGTTTATTAGTTTCAAGTTCTGCGGTTTTTGCAAGCTCTGAATTAGGTCTTATACCAATTGAAAGAATTATCATATCCGTTTCAATTTTATCACCACTTTGTAAAACTACAGTTGTACTTCCATCATTCTTATTTATAAATTCTTTAACTCCATCTTCTAATACTAATTTAACCCCTTTACTTCTTATATGATTATGAGCTATTTGAGCCATTTCATAATCTACAGGAGCCATAACTTGATCTGCCATTTCTATAATAAAAACCTCTAGTCCTTTATCATGAAGATTTTCTGCCATCTCAAGTCCTATAAATCCTCCACCAATAACAGCTGCTCTTTTTGGTTTTTTTGTATCCATATATGACTTTATTTTATCTGTATCTGGTATGTTCCATAATGAAAAAATATTCTCTGCATCTATTCCTTTTATTGGTGGTCGTAAAGGTGTAGAACCTGGTGAAAGAACTAAAACATCATAACTTTCCTTATATTCTTGGTTATTATCTAACTTTTTTATAGTGATTTCTTGTTTATCTCTATCTATACTTATGACTTCATTTTTAACTCTTACATCAATATTAAATCTAGAATTCATGTCCTCTGGAGTTTGAAGTAATAAATTATCTCTTTCTTCTATAGTACCTCCAATATAGTAAGGAAGTCCACAATTTGCAAAAGAAATATATTCTCCTCTTTCTATCATTATTATTTCTGAATCTTCATCCATTCTTCTAAGCCTTGCAGCAGTACTAGCACCACCTGCTACCCCACCTACTATAACTATTTTTTTTGACATTTATATTTCCTCCTATAATATAATATTTGCATATTTGAATAATACGATTATATTGTTAAAAATAATGCATTTATAGGCATTATTTTATAATTGAACTTATTATTTTTTTTGCATCTTCATCTATAACATAATAATTTATCTCAGTACCATTTCTCTTTCCTTCAATAATACCTGCAGCTTTAAGTTTTGCTAAATGCTGAGATATTGTGGATTGAGGAGCATTTAAACAGCTTTGAATTGTAGAAACATTCCTACCTTCTTGTTCCATAAGTCCATGTACAATACATAGTCTTATAGGGTGTGCTAGTGATTTTAATATTTCTGATTTTTTATCAAATATATCTTTTTTCCCTAAATCCATATTTATCTCTCCTAATATTAATATATTCTAATTTTATGATATAACAATAAATTTTGCAAGTATTTATTTAAATTTCTTTCTATTTATGATAAAATTAAAAAAGTAATTATGTTAAAAACTTATCTGAGTAAACTCTTCTATATTTTTCCAATATATATTTTAATCAATTTTTCAATATTTGGAGGTGCTTATGAATAGAAATCTATCTATACAAATTGACAAAACCGAAAATTCTATAATAAAATATGTGCTTTTAATTTTACCTATATCATTTATAATCTCTGCATTTCTTTTAGATGATATTGATACAATAATAAAGGGACTATACAATATCATGTGGAGCGAAGACATACTTTTAACTGACTATTTAGAAATAGCAGGTATTGGTGCTACTTTAATAAATTCATCATTAATAACATTTTTTAATTTATTTCTTCTACATAAATTAAAAGTGCCTATAAATGGTACAGCTATTGCTGGTGTATTTATTGTTGCAGGCTTCTCATTTTTTGGCAAAAATATATTTAATGTTTGGCCAATATATATAGGAACTTTTATTTATTCAGTTTATCAAGGTAGAAAATATCGTTCTGTTATATATATATCAATGTTTGCTACATCTCTTTCTCCAATTGTAAGTCAATTATCATTTGGACTTGGTCTCCCTCTCATAGAGGGAATTGTCTTAGGATGGCTTTTTGGCATAGGAATTGGTTTTATAATAACTCCACTTTCTGCACATTTAGTTCGTGCACATGATGGTTATAATATTTATAATGTAGGCTTCACGGCAGGATTTATTGCTACAGTTCTTATAGCAGTACTTAGAAGTTATGGTTTGGATATCAGTACACAATCTATATTATCTTCAAAATATGATACTTTCTTGAAAGTTTTTTTACTTTCATTTTCTATAATACTAATATTAATAGGTTATTTATTAAATAAGAAAACGTTTAAAGGATATAGAGAAATATTCGAGTACTCAGGAAGACTCGTTACAGATTTTATTTTGCTCATAGGAATAGGAAATACTTTTGTAAATATGGGACTTATGGGTGTAATTTCAATTATTTATGTTATAATATCTGGAGGAGCAATTAACGGTCCAATTGTAGGAGGAATTTTAACAATAATAGGTTTTTCTGCATTTGGTAAACATCCAAAAAATACTATACCAATATTACTTGGAGTATTTGCTGCAGGACTTTTGAATATTTGGGATATAAATTCAACAGTTGTTATAATTGCTGGGTTATTTAGCACAACACTCGCGCCTATTGCTGGTGAATATGGTCCTTTTGCTGGATTTATAAGTGGGTTTCTTCATCTAGCTGTAGTAATGAATGTTGGAGTAGTTCATGGTGGAGTAAATCTATATAATAATGGATTTTCTGGAGGAATTGTTGCATCTGTTCTTGTTCCTATATTAGATACATTTTCGAAAGGAGATTGAAATTGAAGCATGATATTAAAAAAATAAGTAAAATAATTGACGAATTAACCACTTTTTGTCTTATACATGGAGCAAATAATATTAATATGAATGTAGAAAACAGTAAAGAATATTTCAAAATATCTTTTTATGTAGATTGTTTGGATTATAAAGACAAAAGAGTTTCTCGACTTGAAAGATTGTTAAATGTACCAAGACAAACAGAAATGGAAGAATTTTATTGGGAATTAACTGGTGAATCAGATCATGATTCAGAACTTAGTATAGTAGGAATGATGATTGACAAAGTTGAATTTATACATGAAAATGAGTCGCTTAAAATAATTTTATACAGATATAAATAACTCTCTATATGCAGGAGAGTTATTTTTTATGCCTTTTTTTGGTCACAAATATATATCAATAAGAGTATTATATATAGAAACAAGTTTAGCATAAGGAGTTGAATTTGTATGGACGATAAAAAATATAATGAAGAATATGAGAGACCAAATTATAGGTTGGCTCGTGCTTATGTGCCTTACCAGAAAATGTGTAAAGTATATGATTTAAAAGAGGCATTATGTAAAGGAACACTATTTCCTGAACTATATATGCCATATGAAATCCATAATAAAAAGAAAAGATGCTAATAGGAGGTGCAATTTATGGATTCTAGACAATTAGAATTATTAGAAGAGATTATGCAAGTAAGCTTTGGTTTAGTTGAAACAAATCTTTATCTTGATACTCACCCTGCAGATGAAAAAGCTTTAATGCTTCATAATACATTTTCAAAACAATATCGTGATTTAATGAAAGTTTATTCTAGAGAATATGGACCATTAATGTATACGGGTATGAGTATGTGTCCTTGGCAATATATAGATTCACCTTGGCCATGGGATATTGAATACAAAAAATGCAAATGGGAATAAGGAGGTAATTTTATGTGGATTTATGAAAAAAAGATACAATATCCTGTAAGAGTAGACTCCTGTAACCCTGCACTTGCAGCTATGATATTAGAACAGTTTGGTGGGGCAGATGGAGAACTATCAGCAGGTGTAAGATATTTAACTCAAAGATGGACTATGCCTACAAATCAGGCAAAAGGAATACTTACAGATATTGGGACTGAAGAACTTGCTCACTGGGAGATTATTGGTACAATTGTCTATAAGTTAGTAAAGGATGCTCCTATAGAAAAAATTAAAGGAACACCTTTTGAAGCACATTATGCAAATCATGGTAAAAGCCCATTCCCTCACAATGCAGCAGGAGTACCATGGACTGCTACATTCTTAAATTCAAAAGACGACCCTATAGCAGATCTTCATGACGATATGGCAGCAGAAGAAAAGGCTCGTGCAACATATGAACATCTTATAAATTTAAGTGATGATCCTGGTGTTAGAGATACCCTAAGGTTTTTAAGGGAAAGAGAAGTTGTACACTTCCAAAGATTTGGAGAAACTTTAAGAATAGTTGAAGATCATAAAAACAGCAAAAAATATTATTAAATTTAAATAAAATTTAATATCTAAAATATTAAAAATCTCTCTTAACAAACACTACTTGTGACTTATTTGTTAAGAGAGGTTTTTATAATATTTTAAAATCAACATAGCTAGAATATATATTTTAGTTCTTTTATACTATCTATTCTAATATCAGCTTCATCTAATTCACCAGGTTTATGAAATCCATAATTACAGCCTATAGTTAAAATATTATTTTTCTTTCCTGCTTCTATATCCTGAAATCTATCACCTATCATAACCATATCTGTAGGATATTTCTTCTTTAAAATAGCTAATATTTTATATTTAGGAGTATAATGATATTCTTCAGAACAAGCCATTTCTACAAAGTAACTATCTAATCCAAATATTTCTTTTGACTTATCTCTATAACCTATACTACAGTTACTAAGAAATACTAAATTATATCCCTTATCTTTTAAATATCTAAGAGTTTCTATTGCATGTGGATATAATACTGCTTTTCCAGAGTTTATTTGACTCACTATTTCTCTACCTATTATTTTACTTGCTTTATCTCTAATATCTGGATCAATGTTTGGCATAAACTCTTCCCACATTGCTTTGCTACTAAATCCTAGCCAATATGAAATTTCTTCATCATTCCATTTTTTCTCTGGAGCTTCACCTAAATTAACTAGATAATTATAGGATTTTCTAAATGCAGGTCCATAAATTTTTATACTATTATGAATAGTACCATCATAATCTAAAAATATTGTTTTTATATTTTCAAATATATTGATTTTCCCTATATTTCTCTTAATAAATTTGCCATTTCTATTGCTGTAATAGCTGCTTCAGACCCTTTATTTCCTGATTTTGTCCCTGCTCTTTCTATAGCTTGCTCAATAGTATCGGTTGTAAGTACTCCAAATATAACAGGTAATTCTGTTTCTAAAGATACATTTGCAATTCCCTTTGAAACTTCACTTGATACATAATCAAAATGTGGTGTAGCTCCTCTAATTACAGCACCTATACATATTACACCATCATATTTTTCTGACTTAGCTAACTTTTTAGCGACTAAAGGCATTTCAAATGCTCCAGGTACCCAAACAATTTCAATATCTTCTTCTTCAACCCCATGACGTTTAAAAGTATCTATAGATCCAGATAATAATTTACTTCCTATAAATTCATTAAATCTTCCTACTACTATAGAGAATTTTAACCCTTTAGCAATTAAATTTCCTTCGTATGTTTTCATTTACTTTTCCTCCTTAAAATTTAGCATGTGACCCATTTTTTTCTTTTTAGTTTTTAAATAATATTCATTTCTTTCATTATGATTCATCTGAATAGGTACTCTTTCTACAACTTCTATTCCATATCCTGAAATTCCTGATAACTTTTTAGGATTATTAGTCATAAGTTCTACCTTTCTTACACCTAAATCAGATAATATTTGAGCACCAATACCATAGTCTCTCATATCTTCTGGAAAACCAAGAGCTATATTAGCTTCCACTGTATCCATTCCTTTATCTTGTAGAGCATAAGCTTTGATCTTATTTATCAAACCAATTCCTCTTCCTTCTTGACGCATATAAAGTAATATTCCTCTTCCTTCTTCTTCAATATTTCTCATAGCTGCAGCAAATTGATCTCCACAGTCACATCTAAGAGAACCAAAGGCATCCCCTGTTAAACATTCTGAATGTACTCTTACTAATACTGGATTTTCATCAGATACATCTCCTTTAACTAGAGCTACATGATGTTCTCCATTTAGTTTATTAACATATCCTACTATTTTAAATTCTCCATATTTAGTAGGCATAAAAGCTTCTGATGCTCTTTCTATTAAAGATTCATTTTTTCTTCTATATTTAATTAAATCTGCTATAGTTATTATTTTTAAATTATGTTCTTTTACATATTCCATAAGCTCCGGTACTCTAGCCATTGTTCCATCTTCATTCATAATTTCACATATAACACCTGCAGGATATAAATTAGCTAACTTTGCTAAATCTACTGCTGCTTCTGTATGACCTGCTCTTTTTAATACCCCACCTTCTTTTGCTACTAAAGGGAATATATGTCCTGGCCTATTAAAATCATTTGATGTTGCAGTAGTATCTATTAATTTTTGAACTGTCATGGCTCTTTCTTCTGCTGAAATACCAGTGGTAGTTTCTGTAGAGTCAACAGATACTGTAAAAGCTGTTTCCTTTGGATCTGTATTTACAGATACCATTGGATAAATATCTAACTCATTAACTCTTTCTTTTGTCATAGGAGTACATATAAGACCTCTACCATATTTAGCCATGAAGTTTATTTCCCCAGCAGTTGCTTTTTCAGCTGCCATTAATAAGTCCCCTTCATTTTCCCTATTTTCATCATCTACTACTACAATCATTTTTCCCGCTTTAATATCTTCAATTGCTTCTTCTATTGTATTAAATTTATACATTTTGTCACCTTCCTTTATGCAAATCCATTTTCTTTTAAAAAATTTATATCTATTGAACTTTTTGGTTGATCCAACTTTTCAAATGTAATAAATCTTTCAATATATTTTCCAACCATATCACATTCTAAATTTACCTCATCACCTACTTTTTTACCTAATAATATAGTTTCTTCTTTAGTTAATGGTATAATTGAAACTTTGAAAATATTATCATCTACTAAAGCTACTGTTAAACTAGTTCCATCAATAGCTATAGAACCTTTATTAATGATATACTTCATAAATTCAGAGGTAAATTCTATAGAGACCCAAGTAGCATTATCTTCTTCCTCTATATCTTTAATAATACCTACTCCATCTATATGTCCAGATACAATATGTCCTCCAAATCTATCTCCTAATTTCATTGCTCTTTCAAGATTAACTCTACTTCCAGTAGTTAAATTTCTTAAATTACTACGTCTCATTGTTTCAGGCATAACATCTATAGTAAAACTACTTTTATCAAAATCCACAACTGTAAGACATACTCCATTAGTACTTATGCTATCACCTAGCTGTATTCTTTCTAAAACCTTCTGTGATTTAACAGTTATTTGAGCTGAATTAATACCCTTTACAACCTTATCAACTATTCCTATTTCTTCTATAAGTCCTGTAAACATTTATCTATCTTCCTTCCTTAAATAACCTTCAATTAAAATATCTTCATTGAATTTTGACATAGTCATATCTTTTAGAATAAATGCATCATCTATATAGGCTCTACCTTGTCCTCCAACTGGAGTTTTAGCATTCTTTCCTCCTATTATTTTAGGTGCTATGAAGGATAGTATTTTATCTACAATACCTTGTTCTAATGCACTATAGTTCAAAGTAGATCCTCCCTCTAATAGAATACTGTCTATCTTCATTCTAGCTAATTGACTCATCAAATCAGTTAAATCTACCTTCCCATTTTTTAATGGAGTAATTATAACTTCTCCACCTTTTTCTTTAATTAATTGTATTTTTTGATCATCAATTTTTTCAGTTGTAGCTATAATTGTTTTTGATTTTGATTTTATATTTAATACATTAGCATCTAAAGGAACTCTTCCATTTGTATCTACAATTATTCTAATAGGATCTAAATATCTATCATCAAGTCTTGTTGTAAGTCTAGGATTATCCTTTAATACAGTACCTATACCTACCATAATGGCAGATACTTTATGTCGTATTTGATGTACATATTTTCTAGACAATTCATTAGTAATCCACTTTGAATCTCCAGTATATGATGAAATTTTACCATCTAAAGTCATTGCTGTTTTTAGTATACAAAATGGCTTATTCTGAGTTATATACTTTATAAAAATCTCATTTACTTTTTTTATTTCTTCTTCTAAAAC
The Senegalia massiliensis genome window above contains:
- the ribH gene encoding 6,7-dimethyl-8-ribityllumazine synthase, whose protein sequence is MKTYEGNLIAKGLKFSIVVGRFNEFIGSKLLSGSIDTFKRHGVEEEDIEIVWVPGAFEMPLVAKKLAKSEKYDGVICIGAVIRGATPHFDYVSSEVSKGIANVSLETELPVIFGVLTTDTIEQAIERAGTKSGNKGSEAAITAIEMANLLREI
- a CDS encoding manganese catalase family protein, which encodes MWIYEKKIQYPVRVDSCNPALAAMILEQFGGADGELSAGVRYLTQRWTMPTNQAKGILTDIGTEELAHWEIIGTIVYKLVKDAPIEKIKGTPFEAHYANHGKSPFPHNAAGVPWTATFLNSKDDPIADLHDDMAAEEKARATYEHLINLSDDPGVRDTLRFLREREVVHFQRFGETLRIVEDHKNSKKYY
- a CDS encoding bifunctional 3,4-dihydroxy-2-butanone-4-phosphate synthase/GTP cyclohydrolase II, encoding MYKFNTIEEAIEDIKAGKMIVVVDDENRENEGDLLMAAEKATAGEINFMAKYGRGLICTPMTKERVNELDIYPMVSVNTDPKETAFTVSVDSTETTTGISAEERAMTVQKLIDTTATSNDFNRPGHIFPLVAKEGGVLKRAGHTEAAVDLAKLANLYPAGVICEIMNEDGTMARVPELMEYVKEHNLKIITIADLIKYRRKNESLIERASEAFMPTKYGEFKIVGYVNKLNGEHHVALVKGDVSDENPVLVRVHSECLTGDAFGSLRCDCGDQFAAAMRNIEEEGRGILLYMRQEGRGIGLINKIKAYALQDKGMDTVEANIALGFPEDMRDYGIGAQILSDLGVRKVELMTNNPKKLSGISGYGIEVVERVPIQMNHNERNEYYLKTKKKKMGHMLNFKEEK
- a CDS encoding HAD family hydrolase codes for the protein MKRNIGKINIFENIKTIFLDYDGTIHNSIKIYGPAFRKSYNYLVNLGEAPEKKWNDEEISYWLGFSSKAMWEEFMPNIDPDIRDKASKIIGREIVSQINSGKAVLYPHAIETLRYLKDKGYNLVFLSNCSIGYRDKSKEIFGLDSYFVEMACSEEYHYTPKYKILAILKKKYPTDMVMIGDRFQDIEAGKKNNILTIGCNYGFHKPGELDEADIRIDSIKELKYIF
- the ribD gene encoding bifunctional diaminohydroxyphosphoribosylaminopyrimidine deaminase/5-amino-6-(5-phosphoribosylamino)uracil reductase RibD, with product MEIKHMKRAIEISKRGEGYTSPNPLVGAVIIKDEKIIGEGYHELYGGPHAEVNAFNNAIEDVKDATMYVTLEPCSHFGKTPPCVNKIIEKGISKVIIGMKDPNPLVAGKGIEILRANGIEVKVGVLEEEIKKVNEIFIKYITQNKPFCILKTAMTLDGKISSYTGDSKWITNELSRKYVHQIRHKVSAIMVGIGTVLKDNPRLTTRLDDRYLDPIRIIVDTNGRVPLDANVLNIKSKSKTIIATTEKIDDQKIQLIKEKGGEVIITPLKNGKVDLTDLMSQLARMKIDSILLEGGSTLNYSALEQGIVDKILSFIAPKIIGGKNAKTPVGGQGRAYIDDAFILKDMTMSKFNEDILIEGYLRKEDR
- the ribE gene encoding riboflavin synthase, coding for MFTGLIEEIGIVDKVVKGINSAQITVKSQKVLERIQLGDSISTNGVCLTVVDFDKSSFTIDVMPETMRRSNLRNLTTGSRVNLERAMKLGDRFGGHIVSGHIDGVGIIKDIEEEDNATWVSIEFTSEFMKYIINKGSIAIDGTSLTVALVDDNIFKVSIIPLTKEETILLGKKVGDEVNLECDMVGKYIERFITFEKLDQPKSSIDINFLKENGFA